Proteins encoded together in one Congzhengia minquanensis window:
- a CDS encoding shikimate kinase, which translates to MNKNIVLVGFMGTGKTTIGRRVASRLGLDFYDTDEYIKRCENMPVADVITKKGIKYFEGAQRFAVTNICENKNVLIATGGSTLSDERNRALLSENGILVWLRAKPETIYENTKNSHNKRLEISGKSVNEISQILAQREKDYSGCDITVDVDGSRNIDVVVETVIEKIKPLMN; encoded by the coding sequence ATGAACAAAAACATTGTTTTAGTCGGATTTATGGGCACCGGTAAAACGACCATTGGGCGCCGGGTTGCAAGCAGGCTGGGACTGGATTTTTACGATACGGATGAATATATTAAAAGGTGTGAAAACATGCCGGTAGCCGACGTGATTACGAAAAAGGGCATAAAATATTTTGAGGGTGCCCAGCGGTTTGCCGTTACAAATATATGTGAAAACAAAAATGTTTTAATTGCCACAGGCGGCTCAACCCTTTCTGATGAACGGAACAGGGCGCTTCTTTCTGAAAACGGAATTTTGGTTTGGCTCAGGGCAAAGCCCGAAACCATTTATGAAAACACGAAAAATTCGCACAATAAACGGCTGGAAATTTCAGGAAAATCCGTTAACGAAATCTCACAAATTCTGGCCCAGCGGGAAAAGGATTATTCCGGCTGTGACATCACCGTTGACGTTGACGGCAGCCGAAACATAGACGTTGTTGTGGAAACTGTAATTGAAAAAATTAAACCATTGATGAACTGA
- the leuB gene encoding 3-isopropylmalate dehydrogenase, which translates to MQMHIAVIPGDGIGPEITQAAKMVLDKIASVFGHEIAYTEVCAGGAAIDRFGDPLPAEELKKCQSADSVLLGAVGGPKWDSAPRRPEDALLALRKALGLYANLRPALLTPCLAQASPLKQELVQNGLDILVVRELTGGIYFGKRGKDAVSAFDVEQYSDFEIERIARRAFLSARGRKGCVVSVDKANVLESSKLWRSIVSRVQQEEFPDVALSHMYVDNAAMQIATNPSQFDVIVTTNMFGDILSDLTSVITGSIGLLPSASLGDSSPGMYEPIHGSAPDIAGENKANPIATILSCAMMLKLDFGLASEAEAIERAVNGVLEDGWRTFDIKDNDKPYIGTAEMGRLIADCIK; encoded by the coding sequence ATGCAAATGCACATTGCAGTGATTCCGGGAGACGGCATCGGCCCGGAAATTACCCAAGCCGCAAAAATGGTGCTCGATAAAATTGCTTCCGTGTTCGGCCATGAAATTGCCTATACCGAGGTGTGTGCCGGCGGCGCGGCCATTGACCGGTTTGGCGACCCGTTGCCGGCGGAAGAACTAAAAAAATGCCAATCTGCTGACAGCGTTTTATTGGGCGCTGTTGGCGGCCCAAAGTGGGACAGTGCACCCCGCCGGCCGGAGGACGCACTGCTTGCTTTGCGAAAAGCCTTGGGGCTTTATGCAAATCTGCGGCCTGCGCTCTTAACCCCCTGTCTTGCACAAGCTTCCCCTTTAAAACAGGAACTGGTGCAAAACGGGCTGGATATTTTGGTGGTGCGGGAGCTTACCGGCGGCATTTATTTCGGCAAACGGGGGAAAGACGCCGTTTCGGCCTTTGACGTTGAACAATATTCAGACTTTGAAATAGAGCGCATTGCACGCAGAGCTTTTCTTTCCGCCCGCGGACGGAAAGGGTGCGTTGTGTCCGTGGACAAGGCAAACGTGCTGGAAAGCTCTAAGCTGTGGCGCAGTATTGTAAGCCGGGTGCAGCAGGAGGAATTTCCCGACGTTGCGCTGTCTCACATGTACGTGGACAACGCCGCCATGCAGATTGCCACGAATCCGTCGCAGTTTGACGTGATTGTGACAACGAACATGTTCGGCGACATCTTATCCGACCTTACTTCGGTTATCACCGGCTCTATCGGGCTTTTGCCCTCTGCCAGCTTAGGAGACAGCAGCCCGGGCATGTATGAACCCATTCACGGCTCTGCGCCGGACATTGCGGGAGAAAATAAAGCCAATCCAATTGCCACAATTTTATCCTGCGCCATGATGCTGAAATTGGATTTTGGCCTGGCGTCAGAGGCAGAAGCAATCGAACGTGCGGTAAACGGCGTGTTAGAAGACGGCTGGCGCACGTTCGATATAAAAGATAACGATAAACCATATATCGGCACAGCCGAGATGGGCAGGCTTATTGCAGACTGCATCAAATAA
- a CDS encoding bifunctional 4-hydroxy-2-oxoglutarate aldolase/2-dehydro-3-deoxy-phosphogluconate aldolase has translation MKEQTIEHVLAHKIITIVRGVDRENIFKTAEAFILGGIACMEITYDAARPETHAETAETIRQLNERFLKDLMIGAGTVLTPEQVVMTKEAGGRYIISPNVNKDVIQKTAQCGLVSMPGAFTPTECEEAHRWGADFVKLFPVGGMGPGYVKDLAAPLSHIRFLAVGGVTAENLPAFLKAGAVGAGVGSDLVNKELILSGAFSKITQRAKQYVEAASQEC, from the coding sequence ATGAAGGAACAAACCATTGAACATGTGCTTGCTCATAAAATTATTACCATTGTGCGCGGCGTTGACCGGGAGAATATATTTAAAACTGCTGAAGCGTTTATTTTGGGCGGAATTGCCTGCATGGAAATTACCTACGACGCAGCAAGGCCCGAAACCCATGCTGAAACGGCTGAAACCATTCGGCAGCTTAACGAACGCTTTTTAAAAGATTTAATGATTGGGGCAGGAACCGTTTTAACGCCGGAGCAGGTTGTGATGACGAAAGAGGCCGGCGGGCGCTATATTATCTCGCCCAACGTGAATAAAGACGTTATTCAAAAAACTGCCCAGTGTGGTCTGGTGTCCATGCCGGGGGCGTTTACGCCCACCGAGTGTGAGGAGGCCCACCGCTGGGGGGCCGACTTTGTGAAGCTTTTCCCTGTGGGCGGAATGGGGCCCGGATATGTAAAAGACTTAGCCGCTCCCCTTTCCCATATCCGTTTTTTGGCTGTGGGCGGCGTTACTGCTGAAAATTTGCCTGCCTTTTTAAAAGCGGGTGCAGTTGGTGCGGGAGTTGGCAGCGATTTAGTGAACAAAGAACTTATTTTATCCGGCGCGTTTTCAAAAATTACCCAGCGGGCAAAACAATATGTAGAGGCCGCGTCACAGGAGTGTTAA
- a CDS encoding deoxyribonuclease IV, with product MFTIGCHLSASKGFLAMGKTAVSIGANTFQFFTRNPRGGTAKALDQSDIDAFLEYSREHGIGIILAHAPYTLNACSKDEKIREFAKNTMADDLRRMEAVPGNLYNFHPGSHVGQGIETGIEQISAQLNELLTPELTTTVLLETMAGKGSEVGSRFEEMKAIIDRVDLKDKLGVCLDTCHVHDAGYDVVNDLDGVLSAFDRVIGIDRLRAVHINDSKNPFESHKDRHEVIGGGSIGTEAFARIINHPQLCGLPFYLETPNELEGYAKEIAMLKDLRADKPAAKA from the coding sequence ATGTTTACAATTGGATGTCACCTTTCAGCTTCAAAAGGTTTTTTGGCAATGGGGAAAACTGCGGTGAGTATCGGCGCCAACACCTTTCAGTTCTTCACCAGAAATCCCAGAGGGGGAACGGCGAAAGCATTAGACCAGTCAGACATTGACGCATTTTTAGAATATAGCCGGGAACATGGCATCGGCATTATTTTGGCCCATGCCCCCTACACGTTAAACGCCTGCTCGAAGGACGAAAAGATCCGCGAATTTGCAAAAAACACCATGGCAGACGATTTGCGGCGCATGGAAGCCGTTCCCGGAAACCTTTATAACTTCCACCCGGGAAGCCATGTTGGACAGGGCATTGAAACGGGGATTGAACAAATATCCGCCCAGCTAAATGAGCTGTTAACGCCTGAGCTTACCACAACAGTTTTGCTGGAAACCATGGCCGGCAAGGGAAGCGAGGTAGGCAGCCGCTTTGAAGAAATGAAAGCAATTATCGACCGGGTGGACTTAAAGGACAAGCTTGGCGTGTGCTTAGACACCTGCCACGTTCATGACGCGGGGTATGACGTTGTGAACGATTTAGACGGCGTGCTGTCTGCGTTCGACCGGGTGATTGGAATTGACCGTCTGCGGGCCGTTCATATAAACGACAGCAAAAACCCCTTTGAGAGCCATAAGGACCGGCACGAGGTAATTGGCGGCGGGTCGATTGGAACAGAGGCGTTTGCCCGCATCATCAACCACCCCCAGCTTTGTGGGCTGCCCTTTTATTTGGAAACGCCAAACGAGCTGGAGGGCTATGCAAAAGAAATTGCCATGCTGAAAGATTTAAGAGCGGACAAGCCCGCTGCAAAAGCATAA
- a CDS encoding CAP-associated domain-containing protein: MLKKIVISLALALSIITFSEFDTERFLYELKQNFAGDTVQKNNAADVLYEGNRSVSIGMSYDDVLSAFGDPVDTQVSEYGFVWNIFHENFKNYMQIGIQNERVVAIYTNSPRFSFRGICVGSSAADVNLTFEKPIDFIIKGNTKYIMNGLNADKTNMELFHTGSLYVTFFYDVFKNNSVTSVNIIEYNTELSYDRLYANQSPELKESFEKQNFYVTNALRVREGLPPFSFHQGMANVALLHSQEMAENNYFNHTDLSGGTVADRAHAGGVRFKVVGENIAMGAQNTLYMHELLMNSEGHRKNILADYTALGTGVAFSKEDVPYLTQNFFR, encoded by the coding sequence ATGCTGAAAAAAATTGTCATATCCTTGGCCCTTGCTCTGTCTATCATCACGTTTTCAGAGTTTGACACAGAACGCTTTCTATATGAATTAAAACAGAATTTTGCAGGAGATACCGTTCAGAAAAACAACGCAGCAGACGTTTTGTATGAGGGAAACCGAAGCGTATCCATCGGCATGTCTTATGACGACGTTTTGTCCGCTTTCGGCGACCCTGTGGACACACAGGTAAGCGAATATGGGTTTGTGTGGAATATTTTTCATGAAAATTTTAAAAACTATATGCAAATCGGCATTCAAAACGAACGGGTTGTGGCCATTTACACCAACTCGCCGCGGTTTTCGTTCCGGGGCATTTGTGTTGGTTCAAGCGCCGCCGACGTGAACTTAACCTTTGAAAAACCCATTGATTTTATTATCAAGGGCAACACAAAATATATTATGAACGGCTTAAACGCGGATAAGACGAACATGGAGCTGTTTCACACCGGAAGCCTGTATGTTACCTTTTTTTATGACGTATTCAAGAATAATTCGGTAACATCTGTCAATATAATAGAATATAACACCGAGCTGAGCTATGACCGTTTATATGCGAATCAAAGCCCGGAGCTTAAGGAAAGCTTTGAAAAGCAAAATTTTTATGTGACGAACGCACTTCGCGTTCGGGAGGGGCTGCCCCCCTTTTCGTTTCACCAGGGCATGGCTAATGTTGCGCTTTTGCATTCTCAGGAAATGGCGGAAAACAACTATTTTAACCACACCGACCTTTCCGGCGGAACCGTTGCAGACAGAGCGCACGCCGGCGGCGTAAGATTTAAGGTGGTGGGTGAAAACATTGCAATGGGCGCGCAAAACACCCTTTATATGCACGAGCTTTTGATGAATTCAGAGGGACACAGAAAAAACATCCTGGCGGACTACACAGCACTTGGTACCGGTGTTGCATTTTCTAAAGAGGACGTTCCCTATCTTACGCAAAACTTTTTCAGATAA
- a CDS encoding histidine triad nucleotide-binding protein, with protein sequence MSDTNCIFCKIIHGEIPSTKVYEDDLVYAFRDISPAAPEHILIVPKEHICCANELEQKHEALVGHIILTAAKIAKDLGFADDGYRIINNCGENAGQTVFHLHFHLLAGSEFTNLV encoded by the coding sequence ATGAGCGACACAAACTGCATTTTCTGTAAAATTATTCACGGTGAGATCCCGTCAACCAAGGTTTATGAGGACGATTTGGTCTACGCGTTCCGGGACATCTCACCCGCCGCGCCAGAGCATATTCTAATTGTTCCCAAGGAACACATTTGCTGTGCAAATGAATTAGAACAAAAACATGAAGCCTTAGTTGGACATATCATTTTAACCGCGGCGAAAATTGCAAAGGATTTGGGTTTTGCAGACGACGGATATAGAATTATCAACAACTGCGGCGAAAACGCAGGACAAACTGTGTTCCACCTGCATTTTCATCTTCTGGCCGGCAGCGAATTTACAAACTTAGTATAA